In the Oncorhynchus tshawytscha isolate Ot180627B linkage group LG17, Otsh_v2.0, whole genome shotgun sequence genome, one interval contains:
- the LOC112217139 gene encoding ATP-binding cassette sub-family F member 3-like isoform X1: MSRCIMATYVDILKSEFPEIDTEVFEYITGVLDCGGAEFEDGEEVYDAIGGLLQGSSADCKNEDDIRDICQQMFNTLKLSNGHAASKQVLLDTPVQLSQISAECVSVTNDVQGIWMMKRGQNTTVDARKLEKAEAKLKQKQGRRNERDSQKTTSPLVLEEASASQASSKKDSRVDLSGKNRTYDIRIENFDVSFGERSLLQGAELSLSTGRRYGLIGRNGLGKTTLLKMLASRSLRVPAHITILHVEQEVAGDDTGALQSVLESDTVREGLLTEERLLNARIANGTAEGMETVRLSEIYAKLEEIEADKAPARASIILCGLGFSPKMQTLTTKEFSGGWRMRLALARALFAKPDLLLLDEPTNMLDVRAILWLENYLQTWQTTILVVSHDRNFLNAVVTDIIHLHSQRLESYRGDYENFVKTKEDRLKNQQREYEAQFQYREHIQVFIDRFRYNANRAAQVQSKLKLLEKLPELKPLEKETEVTLKFPDNFEKLSPPVLQLDEVEFYYNTDQRLFTQLSVSADLESRICIVGENGAGKSTMLKLLMGELTPVNGIRHAHRNLKIGYFSQHHVDQLDLNVCSIELLLNKFPGRNEEEYRHQLGGYGITGELATRPVASLSGGQKSRVAFAQMTMPCPNFYILDEPTNHLDMETIEALAKALNKFKGGVVLVSHDERLIRLVCRELWVCEHGNVRRVEGGFDEYRDILQEQFRKEGYL, encoded by the exons ATGAGCCGGTGTATCATGGCGACATACGTGGATATTCTGAAGAGCGAGTTTCCCGAAATTGACACCGAAGTGTTCGAATATATCACGG GTGTGTTGGACTGTGGAGGGGCGGAGtttgaggatggagaggaggtgtATGATGCGATTGGTGGGCTGCTGCAGGGGTCATCGGCTGACTGTAAAAACGAGGATGACATCCGGGACATCTGTCAGCAGATGTTCAACACTCTTAAACT GAGTAACGGCCATGCCGCTTCAAAGCAAGTGTTGCTCGACACTCCGGTGCAGTTGTCTCAGATATCTGCAGAGTGTG TATCTGTCACTAACGATGTCCAAGGGATCTGGATGATGAAGAGGGGCCAGAATACA ACGGTGGACGCGAGGAAGCTAGAGAAGGCCGAAGCCAAGCTGAAGCAAAAACAAGGGAGGAGGAATGAACGGGATTCGCAAAAAACAACTAGTCCACT GGTACTGGAGGAGGCATCAGCCAGCCAGGCCAGTAGCAAAAAGGACAGTCGCGTCGACTTGTCCGGGAAGAATCGCACCTACGACATCCGCATCGAGAACTTTGACGTGTCGTTTGGCGAGCG GTCCTTGCTGCAGGGGGCGGAGCTGTCGCTGTCGACAGGTCGCCGCTACGGCCTGATTGGCCGCAACGGCCTTGGGAAGACCACGCTACTGAAGATGCTGGCGAGCCGCAGCCTGCGCGTCCCCGCCCACATCACGATCCTGCACGTGGAGCAGGAGGTCGCTGGCGACGACACAGGGGCGCTGCAGAGTGTGCTTGAGAGCGACACGGTCCGGGAGGGGCTCCTGACGGAGGAACGCCTGCTGAATGCGCGCATAGCCAACGGAAC TGCTGAAGGAATGGAGACTGTTCGACTGTCGGAGATCTATGCTAAACTGGAGGAGATTGAAGCAGATAAGGCACCTGCCCG TGCTTCAATCATCCTATGTGGTTTAGGTTTTTCTCCCAAAATGCAAACGCTGACAACCAA GGAGTTTTCTGGAGGGTGGCGAATGAGATTAGCTCTGGCTAGAGCGCTCTTCGCCAA GCCTGATCTTTTGTTACTTGATG AGCCCACCAACATGTTGGATGTCCGAGCCATTCTTTGGCTGGAGAATTACCTGCAG ACCTGGCAGACCACCATCCTGGTGGTGTCCCACGACCGGAACTTCCTCAATGCCGTGGTGACTGACATCATCCACCTGCACTCGCAGCGGCTGGAGAGTTACCGCGGCGACTACGAGAACTTTGTCAAGACCAAAGAGGACCGCCTGAAgaaccagcagagggagtacgAGGCCCAGTTTCAGTACAGAGAGCACATCCAG GTGTTTATCGACCGGTTCAGATACAACGCCAACAGAGCGGCACAGGTGCAGAGCAAACTGAAGCTCTTAGAAAAACT GCCTGAACTCAAACCTCTGGAGAAGGAAACCGAAGTCACCTTAAA GTTCCCTGATAACTTTGAGAAGCTGTCTCCCCCGGTGCTGCAGTTGGATGAGGTGGAGTTCTACTATAACACTGACCAGCGCCTCTTcacacagctgtctgtgtctgcagACCTGGAGTCTCGCATCTGCATC gtgGGTGAGAACGGGGCGGGTAAATCCACCATGCTCAAGCTACTGATGGGAGAGTTAACGCCTGTCAACGGCATCAGACACGCCCATCG GAACCTGAAGATCGGTTATTTCAGTCAGCACCACGTGGATCAACTGGACCTCAACGTGTGTTCAATTGAGCTTCTACTCAACAAATTCCCAG GTCGTAACGAGGAGGAGTACAGACACCAGCTGGGCGGCTATGGAATAACAGGGGAGCTGGCAACACGGCCTGTGGCCAGTTTGTCAGGAGGGCAGAAGAGCCGGGTTGCCTTCGCTCAGATGACAATGCCTTG ccccAACTTCTATATCCTTGACGAGCCAACCAATCACCTGGACATGGAAACGATCGAGGCTCTAGCGAAAGCGCTCAACAAATTCAAA gGTGGAGTGGTCCTTGTCTCTCACGACGAGCGTCTGATCCGGCTCGTGTGCAGAGAGTTGTGGGTCTGTGAGCACGGGAACGTGCGGCGAGTGGAGGGGGGCTTCGACGAGTACCGGGATATCTTGCAAGAACAGTTCCGCAAGGAGGGCTACCTGTGA
- the LOC112217139 gene encoding ATP-binding cassette sub-family F member 3-like isoform X2 has translation MFNTLKLSNGHAASKQVLLDTPVQLSQISAECVSVTNDVQGIWMMKRGQNTTVDARKLEKAEAKLKQKQGRRNERDSQKTTSPLVLEEASASQASSKKDSRVDLSGKNRTYDIRIENFDVSFGERSLLQGAELSLSTGRRYGLIGRNGLGKTTLLKMLASRSLRVPAHITILHVEQEVAGDDTGALQSVLESDTVREGLLTEERLLNARIANGTAEGMETVRLSEIYAKLEEIEADKAPARASIILCGLGFSPKMQTLTTKEFSGGWRMRLALARALFAKPDLLLLDEPTNMLDVRAILWLENYLQTWQTTILVVSHDRNFLNAVVTDIIHLHSQRLESYRGDYENFVKTKEDRLKNQQREYEAQFQYREHIQVFIDRFRYNANRAAQVQSKLKLLEKLPELKPLEKETEVTLKFPDNFEKLSPPVLQLDEVEFYYNTDQRLFTQLSVSADLESRICIVGENGAGKSTMLKLLMGELTPVNGIRHAHRNLKIGYFSQHHVDQLDLNVCSIELLLNKFPGRNEEEYRHQLGGYGITGELATRPVASLSGGQKSRVAFAQMTMPCPNFYILDEPTNHLDMETIEALAKALNKFKGGVVLVSHDERLIRLVCRELWVCEHGNVRRVEGGFDEYRDILQEQFRKEGYL, from the exons ATGTTCAACACTCTTAAACT GAGTAACGGCCATGCCGCTTCAAAGCAAGTGTTGCTCGACACTCCGGTGCAGTTGTCTCAGATATCTGCAGAGTGTG TATCTGTCACTAACGATGTCCAAGGGATCTGGATGATGAAGAGGGGCCAGAATACA ACGGTGGACGCGAGGAAGCTAGAGAAGGCCGAAGCCAAGCTGAAGCAAAAACAAGGGAGGAGGAATGAACGGGATTCGCAAAAAACAACTAGTCCACT GGTACTGGAGGAGGCATCAGCCAGCCAGGCCAGTAGCAAAAAGGACAGTCGCGTCGACTTGTCCGGGAAGAATCGCACCTACGACATCCGCATCGAGAACTTTGACGTGTCGTTTGGCGAGCG GTCCTTGCTGCAGGGGGCGGAGCTGTCGCTGTCGACAGGTCGCCGCTACGGCCTGATTGGCCGCAACGGCCTTGGGAAGACCACGCTACTGAAGATGCTGGCGAGCCGCAGCCTGCGCGTCCCCGCCCACATCACGATCCTGCACGTGGAGCAGGAGGTCGCTGGCGACGACACAGGGGCGCTGCAGAGTGTGCTTGAGAGCGACACGGTCCGGGAGGGGCTCCTGACGGAGGAACGCCTGCTGAATGCGCGCATAGCCAACGGAAC TGCTGAAGGAATGGAGACTGTTCGACTGTCGGAGATCTATGCTAAACTGGAGGAGATTGAAGCAGATAAGGCACCTGCCCG TGCTTCAATCATCCTATGTGGTTTAGGTTTTTCTCCCAAAATGCAAACGCTGACAACCAA GGAGTTTTCTGGAGGGTGGCGAATGAGATTAGCTCTGGCTAGAGCGCTCTTCGCCAA GCCTGATCTTTTGTTACTTGATG AGCCCACCAACATGTTGGATGTCCGAGCCATTCTTTGGCTGGAGAATTACCTGCAG ACCTGGCAGACCACCATCCTGGTGGTGTCCCACGACCGGAACTTCCTCAATGCCGTGGTGACTGACATCATCCACCTGCACTCGCAGCGGCTGGAGAGTTACCGCGGCGACTACGAGAACTTTGTCAAGACCAAAGAGGACCGCCTGAAgaaccagcagagggagtacgAGGCCCAGTTTCAGTACAGAGAGCACATCCAG GTGTTTATCGACCGGTTCAGATACAACGCCAACAGAGCGGCACAGGTGCAGAGCAAACTGAAGCTCTTAGAAAAACT GCCTGAACTCAAACCTCTGGAGAAGGAAACCGAAGTCACCTTAAA GTTCCCTGATAACTTTGAGAAGCTGTCTCCCCCGGTGCTGCAGTTGGATGAGGTGGAGTTCTACTATAACACTGACCAGCGCCTCTTcacacagctgtctgtgtctgcagACCTGGAGTCTCGCATCTGCATC gtgGGTGAGAACGGGGCGGGTAAATCCACCATGCTCAAGCTACTGATGGGAGAGTTAACGCCTGTCAACGGCATCAGACACGCCCATCG GAACCTGAAGATCGGTTATTTCAGTCAGCACCACGTGGATCAACTGGACCTCAACGTGTGTTCAATTGAGCTTCTACTCAACAAATTCCCAG GTCGTAACGAGGAGGAGTACAGACACCAGCTGGGCGGCTATGGAATAACAGGGGAGCTGGCAACACGGCCTGTGGCCAGTTTGTCAGGAGGGCAGAAGAGCCGGGTTGCCTTCGCTCAGATGACAATGCCTTG ccccAACTTCTATATCCTTGACGAGCCAACCAATCACCTGGACATGGAAACGATCGAGGCTCTAGCGAAAGCGCTCAACAAATTCAAA gGTGGAGTGGTCCTTGTCTCTCACGACGAGCGTCTGATCCGGCTCGTGTGCAGAGAGTTGTGGGTCTGTGAGCACGGGAACGTGCGGCGAGTGGAGGGGGGCTTCGACGAGTACCGGGATATCTTGCAAGAACAGTTCCGCAAGGAGGGCTACCTGTGA